The following proteins are encoded in a genomic region of [Eubacterium] hominis:
- the phnW gene encoding 2-aminoethylphosphonate--pyruvate transaminase, with protein MNTYKLLTPGPLTTTATVKEAMMIDHCTWDDDYKRITQDIRKDLLGFAHVSETEYTTILMQGSGSFGVESVISTVIPKDGCLLLLSNGAYGERIYKMCCYHHIDCMHMRFAYDEIPDPIKVEEVLKINPQITHIAMIHSETTSGILNDIASIGKLSHQYKKIMIVDAMSSFGAIDIKMKEWYIDFLISSANKCIQGVPGFSFIIANRDKLKYCKDQARTLSLDLYDQWVTMEKDGKWRYTSPTHVVLAFSKAIQELKEEGGVYARHQRYQHNMNLLIQNFEQLGFTLYVDKANQGPIIATFLYPEGKNFDFHEMYQYIKARGYAIYPGKLTDKETFRIGVIGEIYEEDIQKLSRIMKEYMERKG; from the coding sequence ATGAATACATATAAATTATTAACCCCAGGACCATTAACAACCACTGCCACAGTAAAAGAAGCGATGATGATTGATCATTGTACATGGGATGATGATTATAAACGGATTACACAGGATATACGAAAGGATCTATTAGGTTTTGCCCATGTGTCAGAAACTGAATATACGACGATTCTTATGCAGGGATCAGGGAGTTTTGGTGTAGAAAGTGTGATTAGTACCGTCATACCAAAAGATGGATGTCTGTTGTTGTTAAGCAATGGTGCTTATGGAGAACGTATCTATAAAATGTGCTGTTATCATCATATTGATTGTATGCATATGCGTTTTGCTTATGATGAAATTCCTGATCCAATAAAAGTAGAAGAAGTATTAAAGATAAATCCACAGATTACACATATTGCGATGATTCATAGTGAAACAACCAGTGGTATATTAAATGATATCGCTTCTATTGGAAAACTTTCTCATCAATATAAAAAAATTATGATCGTAGATGCAATGTCAAGTTTTGGTGCTATTGATATCAAAATGAAAGAATGGTATATTGATTTCCTAATCAGCTCTGCGAATAAATGTATTCAAGGAGTACCAGGTTTTTCCTTTATTATCGCAAATCGCGATAAACTAAAGTACTGTAAAGATCAGGCAAGAACCTTATCTTTGGATTTATATGATCAATGGGTCACAATGGAAAAAGATGGGAAATGGCGCTATACTTCACCTACCCATGTGGTTTTGGCGTTTTCCAAAGCGATACAGGAGTTAAAAGAGGAAGGTGGCGTATATGCACGTCATCAACGCTATCAACATAATATGAATTTACTTATTCAAAACTTTGAACAGTTGGGGTTTACTTTATATGTGGATAAAGCAAATCAGGGACCAATTATCGCAACATTCCTGTATCCCGAAGGAAAAAACTTTGATTTTCATGAAATGTATCAGTACATTAAAGCACGTGGATATGCAATATACCCAGGGAAACTAACAGATAAAGAAACTTTTCGAATTGGTGTGATTGGTGAAATATATGAAGAAGATATACAAAAACTATCAAGGATTATGAAAGAATATATGGAAAGGAAAGGATAG